One window of Bacillus alkalicellulosilyticus genomic DNA carries:
- a CDS encoding Type 1 glutamine amidotransferase-like domain-containing protein — protein sequence MGRLILAGGGDAEQTLLIDKEFVNLINTDKPLLYIPIAMDTKFIPYESCFKWIKGVFNPLGIDNIIMWTEYDLINKQIEDLNQFSAVYIGGGNTFSLLEDFNKTLFTNVLKEYVVNDGIIYGGSAGAIILGKDIGTCSHMDSNDLDLKELNGLGLVEDYSIWCHYKVEDDILISNYLLEYKNPVISLPEETALLLNEEGMKVIGAKPAFIFDGKIKKTIQPGHYC from the coding sequence ATGGGTAGATTAATTCTTGCAGGTGGTGGGGATGCAGAACAAACCCTTTTAATTGATAAAGAATTTGTAAATTTAATTAATACTGATAAACCTCTTTTGTACATACCAATTGCAATGGATACAAAGTTTATTCCTTATGAGTCTTGCTTTAAATGGATAAAAGGTGTTTTTAATCCACTTGGAATAGATAATATTATTATGTGGACGGAATATGACCTAATTAACAAGCAGATTGAGGATTTAAACCAATTTTCAGCAGTGTATATAGGTGGAGGTAACACATTCAGTCTATTAGAAGATTTTAATAAAACACTCTTCACCAATGTTTTAAAAGAATATGTGGTAAACGATGGCATCATCTATGGTGGTAGTGCTGGAGCTATTATATTAGGTAAAGATATAGGGACTTGTTCTCATATGGATTCTAACGATTTGGATTTAAAAGAACTAAATGGTTTAGGACTTGTAGAAGATTATTCTATCTGGTGCCATTATAAGGTTGAAGACGACATTTTAATTAGTAATTATCTACTTGAATATAAAAATCCAGTTATCTCTTTGCCAGAAGAAACAGCACTATTATTGAATGAAGAAGGTATGAAAGTTATTGGGGCAAAACCAGCTTTTATCTTCGACGGAAAAATTAAGAAAACAATTCAGCCAGGACATTATTGTTAA